Proteins from a genomic interval of Microbacterium abyssi:
- a CDS encoding GNAT family N-acetyltransferase, translated as MSAEAQPEIIVRPVRDVDAEALGRVHAQCWHETYDHLISKAALERVSPRRMAELWTHWAAQGDDFKMSAALVDGEVVGFVGSGPARDKDAPAFRELYFIYLLHQWHSTGLGQKLFDAAVEKDEPLYLWVAEDNPRAHRFYTRNGFALDGASHTEPFLGETLTEVRFVRA; from the coding sequence ATGAGCGCCGAAGCCCAGCCTGAAATCATTGTCCGTCCGGTCCGTGATGTGGATGCGGAAGCCCTGGGTCGCGTGCACGCGCAGTGCTGGCACGAGACCTACGATCACCTGATCAGCAAGGCTGCGCTCGAGCGGGTCTCCCCTCGCCGGATGGCCGAGCTGTGGACGCACTGGGCCGCCCAGGGCGATGACTTCAAGATGAGCGCGGCGCTCGTCGACGGCGAGGTCGTCGGATTCGTCGGATCAGGTCCCGCCCGCGACAAGGACGCTCCCGCGTTCCGCGAGCTGTACTTCATCTACCTGCTGCACCAGTGGCACTCCACCGGTCTCGGTCAGAAGCTCTTCGACGCCGCCGTCGAGAAGGACGAGCCGCTGTACCTCTGGGTCGCCGAGGACAACCCCCGCGCTCACCGCTTCTACACGCGTAACGGCTTCGCACTCGATGGCGCGTCGCACACCGAGCCGTTCCTCGGCGAGACACTCACTGAAGTGCGGTTCGTGCGGGCCTGA
- a CDS encoding DUF4190 domain-containing protein produces the protein MSDQRTNSDPDRPQHGTPQYGTPQYPDPVAPAAYPGAVAPGSMSDAPGSMSEQYPGYTGPSPYPPAPIAQSPGAGGLAIAALIVGIAAFLLGWVPIVGLIIAVAGIVLGILAVRQPRGRAFGITAIVLSGLGALTGLVLLLGILAWMPMAG, from the coding sequence ATGTCAGACCAACGCACCAACTCCGATCCGGATCGCCCGCAGCACGGAACACCTCAATACGGAACGCCTCAGTACCCCGACCCGGTCGCTCCCGCCGCGTACCCCGGCGCCGTCGCGCCGGGCAGTATGTCGGATGCACCGGGCAGCATGTCGGAGCAGTACCCCGGATACACCGGCCCTTCCCCGTACCCACCGGCGCCCATCGCGCAGAGCCCTGGCGCAGGCGGACTGGCGATCGCCGCACTCATCGTCGGCATCGCAGCCTTCCTCCTCGGCTGGGTTCCGATCGTGGGGCTCATCATCGCCGTCGCCGGCATCGTGCTCGGCATCCTCGCCGTGCGCCAGCCGCGCGGCAGGGCGTTCGGCATCACCGCGATCGTGCTGTCGGGTCTGGGCGCGCTGACGGGTCTGGTTCTGTTGCTCGGCATCCTCGCGTGGATGCCCATGGCGGGCTGA
- a CDS encoding NAD(P)-dependent alcohol dehydrogenase: MSTTITHTMPAWLNDRYGSATGTRRETVPTPEPRRGEVLLRIRATALNAADVRLMLGDPLLLRLMFGLRRPKQPIRGNDVAGTIVAVGETVDASRIGEEVVVELDSGGGLAPYAVARVDRLVTRPGALTPEVAATLPISGGTAFQALDAAGVSSGQRVLVIGASGGVGTFAVQLAALRGAEVWATCGEPNRALVESLGATRTFDYRTTDLSTLPSNFDAIIEIAGSRPLRQLKRLLAPTGVVAMVGGEGGRLLGPIPRILRGLLLSIGSRRSIRMVAAVAKREINEQLVELTIAGRIAPVIERTLPWDAAVDGLARLESGHTVGKVVVRGRE, translated from the coding sequence ATGAGCACCACCATCACCCACACCATGCCGGCCTGGCTGAACGACCGGTACGGCTCCGCCACAGGCACCCGGCGGGAGACCGTCCCGACACCGGAGCCGAGGCGGGGCGAGGTGCTGCTGCGCATCCGCGCCACGGCCCTCAACGCCGCCGACGTGCGACTCATGCTGGGAGATCCGCTGCTGCTGCGGCTGATGTTCGGCCTGCGGCGGCCGAAGCAGCCGATCCGCGGCAACGATGTCGCGGGCACGATCGTCGCCGTCGGCGAGACCGTCGACGCATCGAGGATCGGCGAGGAGGTCGTCGTGGAGCTCGACTCCGGCGGCGGGCTCGCACCCTACGCCGTCGCCCGAGTTGACCGGCTCGTCACGCGGCCGGGCGCGCTGACTCCCGAGGTCGCGGCCACACTGCCGATCTCGGGCGGCACGGCATTCCAGGCGCTGGACGCCGCCGGCGTCAGCAGCGGCCAGCGGGTGCTCGTCATCGGCGCGTCCGGGGGAGTGGGAACCTTCGCCGTGCAGCTCGCTGCGCTGCGCGGCGCGGAGGTATGGGCGACCTGCGGTGAACCCAATCGCGCACTGGTGGAGTCGCTCGGCGCCACGCGCACGTTCGACTACCGGACCACCGATCTGTCCACGCTCCCTTCGAACTTCGACGCGATCATCGAGATCGCGGGCTCCCGGCCGCTGCGGCAGCTCAAGCGCCTGCTGGCGCCGACCGGTGTCGTCGCCATGGTCGGCGGCGAGGGCGGGCGGCTGCTCGGCCCGATTCCGCGGATCCTGCGCGGTCTGCTCCTGTCCATCGGCTCTCGCCGCAGCATCCGCATGGTCGCCGCCGTCGCGAAGCGCGAGATCAACGAGCAACTCGTCGAGCTCACCATCGCGGGCCGGATCGCGCCGGTCATCGAGCGGACGCTGCCATGGGATGCCGCGGTCGACGGACTCGCGCGCCTCGAGTCCGGTCACACGGTCGGCAAGGTGGTCGTGCGCGGTCGGGAGTGA
- a CDS encoding N-acyl homoserine lactonase family protein, translating into MSSASKLTLWPLTPATYQSPAQFAVYGDDAPRVPMPAYLIEHQDGLVLFDAGLDPDAVGDPVSGYGEVAERIRVRFDERNLLETQLRKRGHSLADVTTVIASHLHWDHIGGLKQFPNARIILGTGEQAYAGSPERFADAFYRPEDFSDEHGLRYDEIDDDLDIFGDGTVTALRLPGHTPGSLAALVRLEGRSFVLSGDVVHTRDAYEHEVHYHGDVDSMAARRSLRRLRSVIEEESAELWIVHDPEDWSRFTADLPQL; encoded by the coding sequence ATGAGCAGCGCGTCAAAGCTCACGCTATGGCCGCTCACGCCCGCGACATATCAGTCACCCGCTCAGTTCGCCGTTTACGGCGATGATGCGCCGCGCGTGCCGATGCCGGCGTATCTGATCGAGCACCAAGACGGGCTGGTGCTGTTCGACGCAGGGCTCGACCCGGATGCCGTCGGCGACCCGGTCTCCGGGTACGGAGAGGTCGCCGAGCGCATCCGGGTGCGGTTCGACGAGCGCAATCTTCTGGAGACGCAGCTGCGCAAGCGCGGCCACTCGCTCGCAGACGTCACGACCGTCATCGCCTCGCATCTGCATTGGGATCACATCGGCGGTCTCAAGCAGTTCCCGAACGCACGCATCATCCTCGGAACGGGCGAGCAGGCCTACGCCGGGTCCCCAGAGCGCTTCGCCGACGCCTTCTACCGTCCTGAGGACTTCAGCGACGAGCACGGTCTGCGCTACGACGAGATAGACGACGATCTCGACATCTTCGGCGACGGCACAGTGACGGCTCTCCGGCTGCCCGGCCACACGCCGGGGTCCCTTGCGGCACTCGTGCGGCTGGAGGGCCGGTCGTTCGTGCTGTCCGGTGATGTCGTGCATACCCGGGATGCGTATGAGCACGAGGTGCACTACCACGGCGATGTCGACTCGATGGCGGCGCGCCGATCGCTGCGCCGTCTGCGGTCGGTGATCGAGGAGGAGTCCGCTGAGCTGTGGATCGTGCACGACCCGGAGGACTGGTCGCGGTTCACGGCCGATCTGCCACAGCTCTGA
- the coaE gene encoding dephospho-CoA kinase (Dephospho-CoA kinase (CoaE) performs the final step in coenzyme A biosynthesis.), which yields MTASMLVGLTGGIGAGKSTVAGILAELGARIVDGDRAARDVVDPQTPTGARLISRIAALLGDSVVRDDGSLDRALVADGIFSDEELLRDYNALLRPALLDEVAHRIADATAEPGVVVHEIPLLSRTSAPLPWAYDLVVTVEAAPEMRMRRLQIDRGYGADEAVRRVRAQGDEQDRIAIADFVLRTDGSIDETRRATGELWARLNA from the coding sequence ATGACTGCATCCATGCTGGTCGGCCTCACCGGCGGCATCGGGGCCGGAAAGAGCACCGTTGCCGGGATCCTGGCCGAGCTCGGCGCTCGCATCGTCGACGGCGATCGCGCCGCACGGGATGTCGTGGATCCGCAGACGCCCACGGGTGCCCGGCTCATTTCGAGGATCGCCGCGCTCCTGGGCGACTCGGTCGTCAGGGATGATGGCTCACTCGACCGCGCGCTCGTCGCCGATGGGATCTTCAGCGACGAGGAACTGCTGCGGGACTACAACGCACTGCTGCGTCCGGCGCTGCTGGACGAAGTCGCCCACCGCATCGCCGACGCCACAGCCGAACCGGGGGTCGTGGTGCATGAGATTCCGCTGCTCAGCCGCACCAGCGCTCCGCTGCCCTGGGCCTACGACCTCGTCGTGACGGTCGAGGCGGCGCCGGAGATGCGGATGCGACGACTGCAGATCGATCGTGGGTACGGCGCCGATGAGGCCGTGCGCCGCGTCCGTGCTCAGGGCGACGAGCAAGACCGCATCGCGATCGCGGATTTCGTGCTGCGCACCGACGGCTCGATCGATGAGACGCGCCGGGCGACGGGCGAACTGTGGGCCCGGCTCAACGCTTAG
- a CDS encoding proline dehydrogenase family protein translates to MSVSSAHQALPLADSAVELARRWIIEASEAEVDPAAKRLADVLQDENGLPFTLGFVDGVMRPESLSAAAAQLQRIAPIVPEFLPWYLRGAVRLGGGIAPVLPSPVVPIARRVLREMVGHLVVDARPAKLGAAIEKLRESGARLNLNLLGEAVLGEAEAKRRLDGIHDLIRRDDVDYVSVKVSSVMSHLSMWAFDEVVDRVVERLTPLYVTAAKTGTFINLDMEEYRDLDLTIAVFTRILENPRLQLLEAGIALQAYLPDALGAMRELTAWAKDRIAHGGAAIKVRLVKGANLPMEQVDAVTHGWPLATYETKLDTDANYLRVLDEALRPGNTAAVRLGIAGHNLFGIAYAWLLAGERGVRSEIDFEMLLGMAQGQVQAVSREVGPVLLYVPVVKPEEFDVAISYLVRRLEENAEQDNFLSAAFHLHDDESLFARERDRFLRALARADDHTMRTVPFRTQNRQTPVHESLRPAAAAQADDGDLTQVVLGIARGSGGGDAFVETAVYSRREAEADSGGAPGFRNTPDSDPALPANREWARGIRSRIATSTAGDDTLRAARVDDAGLLDQTIARVRTAAPGWGARPAAERAETLLRAAAALESRRAELIEVAASETGKVLAEADIEVSEAVDFARYYGAKARELDAVTGASFEPARLTVVTPPWNFPLAIPAGGVLAALAAGSGVIFKPAPQARRCAAVIAEALWEAGIPRDVLALVDIEEGALGQRLISSDAVDRVILTGSWDTAALFRSWRPDLPLLAETSGKNAIVIAPSADLDLAVADLVKSAFGHAGQKCSAASLAILVGPVGRSKRFARQLVDAVRSLHVGWPTDALSEVGPVIEKPQGKLAWALSELEGDEQWLIEPQPIAGDDTGRMWHPGVRVGVQPGSRFHMEEFFGPVLGIMHASTLERAIEMQNAVDYGLTAGLHTQDPGDLAVWLDRVQAGNLYVNRGITGAIVQRQPFGGWKRSSVGPGTKAGGPNYLIGLGRWHPRSGGPASSTLHLRGLDSRITDLIEAAQPSLDFESFEWLRRAALSDAVAWDREFGRVRDVSQLGVERNLFRYRPLPVMIRATGDAGWHELLRVVVAGIRTGSKFFLSTPVGLPAEVRRTLSELRVPVAVENDEEWIARMSRDDEADPLTADAAPRASRVRLVGPRDAVAALHRRLAEAVGGDPDLAIYDGEVTSAGRIELLPFVHEQAIAITAHRFGNPDDWSADII, encoded by the coding sequence ATGTCAGTGTCGTCCGCCCACCAGGCTCTCCCCCTCGCCGACAGCGCGGTCGAGCTCGCCCGCCGCTGGATCATCGAAGCCTCCGAGGCCGAGGTCGATCCCGCCGCGAAACGCCTCGCCGACGTCCTGCAGGACGAGAACGGCCTGCCCTTCACCCTCGGCTTCGTCGACGGCGTCATGCGCCCGGAGAGCCTGTCGGCCGCGGCGGCGCAACTGCAGCGGATCGCCCCGATCGTGCCGGAGTTCCTGCCCTGGTATCTGCGCGGCGCCGTGCGCCTCGGCGGCGGGATCGCGCCCGTGCTGCCCTCGCCGGTGGTGCCGATCGCCCGCCGCGTGCTGCGCGAGATGGTCGGGCACCTCGTCGTCGACGCCCGCCCGGCCAAGCTGGGGGCGGCGATCGAGAAGCTCCGCGAATCCGGCGCCCGGTTGAACCTCAACCTGCTCGGCGAGGCCGTGCTCGGAGAGGCCGAGGCGAAGCGGCGACTGGACGGCATCCACGACCTCATCCGACGCGACGACGTCGACTACGTGTCCGTCAAGGTCTCGTCGGTCATGAGCCACCTGTCGATGTGGGCGTTCGACGAGGTCGTCGACCGCGTGGTCGAGCGTCTGACGCCGTTGTACGTCACCGCCGCGAAGACGGGCACGTTCATCAACCTCGACATGGAGGAGTACCGCGACCTCGACCTGACGATCGCGGTGTTCACCCGCATCCTCGAGAACCCGCGCCTGCAGCTGCTCGAGGCCGGCATCGCGCTGCAGGCGTACCTGCCCGATGCGCTCGGGGCCATGCGTGAACTGACGGCCTGGGCGAAAGACCGCATCGCGCACGGGGGTGCTGCGATCAAGGTGCGGCTCGTCAAGGGCGCGAACCTCCCGATGGAGCAGGTGGATGCCGTCACACACGGCTGGCCTCTGGCCACCTACGAGACCAAGCTCGACACGGACGCGAACTACCTGCGCGTGCTCGACGAAGCCCTGCGGCCGGGGAACACGGCCGCAGTCCGGCTCGGGATCGCAGGACACAACCTGTTCGGCATCGCCTACGCCTGGCTGCTCGCCGGCGAGCGCGGCGTCCGCAGCGAGATCGATTTCGAGATGCTGCTCGGCATGGCGCAGGGTCAGGTGCAGGCCGTCTCCCGCGAGGTCGGCCCGGTGCTGCTGTACGTGCCGGTCGTGAAACCGGAGGAGTTCGACGTCGCCATCAGCTACCTGGTGCGAAGACTGGAGGAGAACGCCGAGCAGGACAACTTCCTTTCCGCGGCATTCCATCTGCACGACGACGAGAGCCTGTTCGCGCGCGAGCGCGACCGGTTCCTGCGGGCGCTCGCGCGCGCCGACGATCACACGATGCGCACGGTGCCCTTCCGAACGCAGAACCGTCAGACGCCGGTGCATGAGTCGCTGCGACCCGCGGCTGCGGCGCAGGCCGACGATGGCGATCTCACCCAGGTCGTGCTCGGCATCGCGCGCGGATCCGGCGGCGGTGACGCCTTCGTCGAGACGGCCGTCTACTCGAGGCGCGAGGCCGAGGCGGATTCCGGCGGGGCGCCCGGCTTCCGCAACACCCCCGACAGCGACCCGGCCCTCCCCGCGAACCGCGAGTGGGCCCGCGGCATCCGCTCACGCATCGCGACGTCGACGGCCGGCGACGACACGCTCAGAGCGGCGCGCGTCGACGACGCTGGACTGCTCGATCAGACGATCGCGCGTGTGCGCACGGCCGCCCCGGGGTGGGGCGCGCGCCCGGCCGCGGAACGCGCGGAGACGCTGCTGCGGGCTGCTGCTGCTCTCGAATCACGCCGCGCAGAACTCATCGAGGTCGCCGCTTCCGAGACAGGCAAAGTGCTCGCCGAGGCGGACATCGAGGTCAGCGAGGCCGTCGACTTCGCGCGCTACTACGGCGCCAAGGCGCGCGAACTGGATGCCGTCACCGGTGCCTCCTTCGAACCGGCACGCCTCACGGTGGTCACGCCGCCGTGGAACTTCCCTCTCGCGATCCCCGCCGGGGGAGTGCTCGCCGCGCTCGCCGCTGGATCCGGCGTCATCTTCAAGCCCGCCCCTCAGGCGCGCCGCTGCGCCGCCGTGATCGCCGAGGCCCTGTGGGAGGCCGGTATCCCGCGCGATGTTCTCGCGCTCGTCGACATCGAGGAGGGGGCGCTCGGCCAACGCCTCATCTCGAGCGACGCGGTGGACCGCGTCATCCTCACCGGCTCCTGGGACACGGCGGCGCTGTTCCGTTCCTGGCGCCCGGATCTGCCTCTTCTCGCCGAGACCAGCGGCAAGAACGCGATCGTGATCGCACCCTCGGCCGACCTCGATCTCGCGGTCGCCGACCTGGTCAAGAGCGCCTTCGGTCACGCCGGCCAGAAGTGCTCGGCCGCGTCGCTGGCGATCCTCGTCGGACCGGTCGGTCGCTCCAAGCGCTTCGCGCGTCAGCTGGTGGATGCCGTCCGCTCACTGCATGTCGGGTGGCCGACAGACGCTCTGAGCGAGGTGGGACCGGTGATCGAGAAGCCGCAGGGCAAACTCGCCTGGGCCCTCAGTGAACTCGAGGGCGACGAGCAGTGGCTGATCGAGCCGCAGCCGATCGCCGGGGACGACACAGGACGGATGTGGCATCCGGGCGTCCGCGTCGGCGTTCAGCCGGGCTCGCGGTTCCATATGGAGGAGTTCTTCGGACCCGTCCTCGGCATCATGCACGCCTCCACCCTCGAGCGCGCCATCGAGATGCAGAACGCCGTCGACTACGGCCTCACGGCGGGCCTGCACACGCAGGATCCCGGCGACCTCGCCGTCTGGCTCGATCGAGTCCAGGCCGGAAACCTCTACGTGAACCGCGGCATCACCGGTGCCATCGTGCAGCGCCAGCCGTTCGGCGGCTGGAAGCGCTCGTCGGTCGGCCCCGGCACGAAGGCCGGCGGACCGAACTACCTGATCGGGCTCGGTCGCTGGCACCCACGCAGCGGCGGTCCCGCCTCCAGCACGCTGCACTTGCGCGGACTCGACTCGCGCATCACCGATCTCATCGAGGCCGCGCAGCCTTCGCTCGACTTCGAGAGCTTCGAGTGGCTGCGCCGTGCGGCCCTGTCGGACGCCGTGGCCTGGGATCGCGAGTTCGGCCGGGTGCGCGACGTCTCGCAGCTCGGCGTCGAACGGAACCTGTTCCGCTACCGGCCGCTTCCGGTGATGATCCGCGCGACGGGGGATGCCGGCTGGCACGAGCTGCTGCGCGTCGTCGTCGCCGGCATCCGCACCGGGTCGAAGTTCTTCCTCTCAACCCCGGTGGGACTGCCCGCCGAGGTGCGCCGCACGCTGTCGGAGCTGCGCGTTCCGGTCGCGGTCGAGAACGACGAGGAATGGATCGCGCGGATGTCGCGCGACGACGAGGCCGACCCGCTTACCGCGGATGCCGCGCCGCGCGCCTCGCGCGTGCGCCTGGTGGGACCGCGGGATGCCGTCGCAGCCCTCCACCGCCGGCTCGCCGAGGCGGTCGGCGGAGATCCCGACCTCGCGATCTATGACGGCGAGGTGACCTCGGCTGGACGCATCGAACTGCTGCCATTCGTGCATGAGCAGGCGATCGCCATCACCGCGCACCGCTTCGGCAATCCCGACGACTGGAGCGCCGACATCATCTGA
- a CDS encoding acyl-CoA thioesterase, with translation MNVIWRTLLVMWRARRRLRREGRLAPTGISRIRLTTLPTDIDVLRHMNNGRYLSLFDLGRWDLLTRTGMGAAMKRHGWYGVVSAETVTFRKSLELWQRFDVESRLIGHDDKAIYLEHRAVVDGEVYARAIIRSRMLKRSGGTLSHEELFAAVGRPEGIPEIDQWIHDWADATSLPSTKADAPSLWK, from the coding sequence GTGAACGTGATCTGGCGGACCCTGCTCGTGATGTGGCGCGCGCGCCGCCGGCTGCGCCGTGAAGGGCGCCTCGCGCCGACCGGGATCAGCCGCATCCGGCTGACGACCCTTCCGACCGACATCGACGTGCTCCGGCATATGAACAACGGTCGATACCTGTCGCTTTTCGACCTCGGACGCTGGGACCTGCTCACCCGCACCGGCATGGGCGCCGCGATGAAGCGCCACGGCTGGTACGGGGTCGTCTCCGCCGAGACCGTGACGTTCCGCAAGTCGCTCGAGCTCTGGCAGCGATTCGACGTCGAGTCGCGTCTGATCGGTCACGACGACAAGGCGATCTACCTCGAGCACCGCGCGGTCGTCGACGGCGAGGTCTATGCGCGCGCGATCATCCGCAGCCGCATGCTCAAGCGCTCGGGCGGAACGCTCTCGCACGAGGAGCTGTTCGCCGCCGTCGGCCGGCCGGAGGGGATCCCTGAGATCGATCAGTGGATCCATGACTGGGCGGATGCCACGTCCCTCCCCTCGACGAAGGCGGATGCTCCCAGCCTCTGGAAGTGA
- a CDS encoding AMP-binding protein, with the protein METFAQVVRTRIGDGHEGLRFEGRSWSWGEIVAEAATRASLLRTFEPAGGRPQRHVGLLMQNVPDFVFWILAIALNGDVMVGINPTRRGAELAQDIRHVDCDLLVTEPFYEEALRGVDLPFGDERLLDVETQAYAELIAAHSGADVPSPTIDPASIFMLLFSSGSTGAPKAVICSQGRLGRLTEAMTDRVSVHRDSVNYLCLPLFHGHAIMMNLATALQAGATIVMVRRFSASRFVDDVREHRVTFFNYVGRVLSYIVGANPPRDTDEDNALEVAFGSEAAPAEVDEFRERFGCEVREGYGASEGMVRIVPVEGSPRHSLGLPAAGVTVEVRDEDGQECPRARFDENGLLLNAEEATGEMVVLGRGPAFEGYYKNPKAMSERLRFGGEDFWTGDLGYRDADGYFYFGGRSSDWVRVDGENFGLAPVERILLRFDAFASVHCYGVPDAVTGDLLMCAATLHPRAEFDPVEFGRFLDAQSDLGTKWRPTFVRIVSDVPLTGSGKVNKAPLRAEAWEADDVWWAPARGEEYRRMGADERDGIKDAFLAGGRQNALPAAVRKELL; encoded by the coding sequence ATGGAGACGTTCGCACAGGTCGTCCGGACCCGTATCGGAGACGGCCATGAGGGGCTGCGTTTCGAGGGACGCTCTTGGAGTTGGGGCGAGATCGTGGCCGAAGCCGCGACGCGCGCGTCGCTGCTGCGCACTTTCGAGCCTGCCGGGGGGAGACCACAGCGTCACGTGGGACTGCTCATGCAGAACGTGCCGGACTTCGTTTTCTGGATCCTCGCGATCGCACTCAACGGTGACGTGATGGTCGGCATCAATCCGACCAGGCGTGGAGCCGAGCTCGCTCAGGACATCCGTCATGTGGACTGCGATCTGCTGGTCACTGAGCCGTTCTACGAAGAGGCGTTACGGGGCGTCGACCTGCCCTTCGGCGACGAACGACTGCTCGATGTCGAGACCCAGGCCTATGCCGAACTGATCGCCGCGCACTCGGGTGCCGACGTGCCGTCGCCCACCATCGATCCCGCCTCGATCTTCATGCTGCTGTTCAGTTCGGGTTCGACCGGGGCACCCAAGGCGGTGATCTGCTCTCAGGGACGTCTGGGCCGGCTGACCGAGGCGATGACCGACCGGGTCAGCGTGCATCGCGACTCGGTCAACTACCTGTGCCTGCCGCTGTTCCACGGGCACGCGATCATGATGAACCTCGCCACAGCGCTGCAGGCCGGCGCGACGATCGTCATGGTGCGTCGCTTCTCAGCGAGCAGGTTCGTCGATGATGTACGTGAGCACCGCGTCACGTTCTTCAACTACGTCGGTCGAGTCCTGAGCTACATCGTCGGGGCGAATCCACCCCGCGACACGGATGAGGACAATGCCCTCGAGGTCGCGTTCGGCTCCGAAGCGGCACCGGCCGAGGTCGACGAGTTCCGCGAGCGCTTCGGATGCGAGGTGCGCGAGGGATACGGCGCGAGCGAGGGCATGGTGCGCATCGTGCCCGTCGAGGGATCACCGCGGCACTCGCTCGGGCTGCCCGCAGCCGGCGTGACCGTGGAAGTTCGCGACGAGGACGGCCAGGAGTGCCCCCGCGCGCGATTCGACGAGAACGGCCTGCTGCTCAATGCCGAGGAGGCTACCGGGGAGATGGTCGTGCTTGGTCGCGGCCCGGCATTCGAGGGGTACTACAAGAATCCGAAGGCGATGTCGGAGCGACTCCGTTTCGGTGGCGAGGACTTCTGGACCGGTGACCTCGGCTACCGGGACGCGGACGGTTACTTCTATTTCGGCGGACGCTCCAGTGATTGGGTGCGTGTCGATGGAGAGAACTTCGGACTGGCGCCGGTGGAGCGCATCCTGCTGCGGTTCGACGCCTTCGCCAGCGTGCACTGCTACGGCGTGCCCGACGCCGTCACCGGCGATCTGCTCATGTGCGCGGCGACCTTGCACCCGAGGGCGGAGTTCGACCCGGTGGAGTTCGGAAGATTTCTCGACGCGCAGAGCGATCTCGGCACCAAGTGGCGTCCGACGTTCGTGCGGATCGTGAGCGACGTGCCGTTGACGGGCAGCGGCAAGGTCAACAAGGCGCCGCTGAGAGCCGAGGCATGGGAGGCGGACGACGTGTGGTGGGCACCTGCCCGAGGCGAGGAGTACCGTCGGATGGGTGCCGATGAACGCGACGGTATCAAGGATGCGTTCCTCGCTGGAGGACGTCAGAACGCGCTTCCTGCAGCGGTGCGGAAGGAGCTGCTATGA
- a CDS encoding helix-turn-helix transcriptional regulator, producing the protein MVKPTLVTNSIRSRREEAGITQADLAGRIGVTRQTLIAIEQGRYSPTLELAFQIARAFEVGIDDLFQYPAQSSGD; encoded by the coding sequence ATGGTCAAGCCCACGCTCGTCACCAACAGCATCCGCTCCAGACGCGAGGAGGCCGGGATCACCCAGGCCGACCTGGCCGGTCGCATCGGCGTCACTCGGCAGACGCTCATCGCCATCGAGCAGGGCAGGTACTCGCCCACGCTCGAGCTCGCGTTCCAGATCGCCCGCGCTTTCGAGGTCGGCATCGACGACCTCTTCCAATACCCGGCCCAATCCTCAGGGGACTGA